A genomic segment from Glycine soja cultivar W05 chromosome 20, ASM419377v2, whole genome shotgun sequence encodes:
- the LOC114401178 gene encoding uncharacterized protein LOC114401178: MHRHMYIDFNLHASAPSRNCLISTNMAIRGVDGWRDMKSLAVQVITGRWFVVFASFLIMAAAGATYMFGLYSSDIKTTLGYDQTTLNLLSFFKDLGTNVGVISGLINELAPPWVVLAIGAVLNFFGYFMIWLSVTQRIAKPKVWQMCLYICIGANSQTFANTGSLVTCIKNFPERNGVVLGILKGYLGLSGAIITQLYSAIYYDDTRALILLIAWLPAAISFASLRTVRYMKPVRQHNELNVFYRFLYISLGLAGFLLFMITIQKRVNFTQSEFGVSAAIVLFLLLLPLSVVSIEEYKVWQSKRLALVDPTPVKIVTDEGEKVMKPIEATNGCKNSVSSKWWENVFSPPERGEDYTILQALFSLDMLILFICSICGIGGTLTAIDNLGQIGKSLRYPKKSISTFVSLVSIWNYLGRVFAGFVSEHYLQKYKFPRPLMLTLTMLLSCVGHLLIAFDVPNGLYAASVIIGFCFGAQWPLLFAIISELFGHKYYATLYNFGSAASPLGLYVLNVVMTGHLYDKEAKKQLAALGLERKEGQELNCIGIHCFKLSFIIITAATFFGVIVSLILVARTRTFYKGDIYKRYRDAATVTDQAEMARVEKDDKHVMPTQK, from the exons ATGCACAGACACATGTACATTGACTTCAATTTGCACGCATCTGCACCTAGCAGAAATTGCTTGATATCCACAAACATGGCAATCAGGG GTGTTGATGGATGGCGAGACATGAAGAGTCTGGCTGTCCAAGTCATCACAGGGCGGTGGTTCGTGGTTTTTGCCTCCTTTCTAATCATGGCAGCCGCTGGAGCCACCTACATGTTCGGTCTCTATTCCAGCGATATCAAAACCACCCTTGGCTACGACCAAACCACTCTGAATCTCCTTAGTTTCTTCAAGGACTTGGGCACCAACGTTGGGGTCATCTCGGGCCTAATCAACGAGCTGGCTCCACCCTGGGTGGTCCTAGCCATTGGTGCCGTCCTTAACTTCTTTGGCTACTTCATGATATGGCTATCCGTCACCCAAAGAATAGCCAAACCCAAAGTGTGGCAGATGTGTCTCTACATCTGCATAGGCGCTAACTCTCAGACTTTTGCCAACACTGGTTCCCTTGTCACTTGCATCAAGAACTTCCCAGAAAGAAATGGGGTTGTGTTAGGGATCCTCAAAGGTTACCTCGGTCTTAGCGGTGCAATCATCACGCAACTCTACTCTGCTATTTACTATGATGACACCAGGGCATTGATTTTGCTCATAGCTTGGCTCCCTGCTGCTATTTCCTTCGCTTCCCTACGAACCGTTCGCTACATGAAGCCCGTTAGGCAGCATAATGAGCTCAATGTTTTCTACAGGTTTCTCTATATCTCTCTTGGCCTTGCTGGGTTTCTTTTGTTCATGATCACTATACAGAAAAGGGTCAACTTCACTCAGAGTGAGTTCGGTGTCAGCGCTGCTATTGTGCTCTTTCTGCTCCTCCTCCCACTTTCTGTTGTTTCTATAGAAGAATATAAGGTCTGGCAGAGTAAAAGGCTTGCTTTGGTTGACCCCACCCCGGTGAAAATAGTAACCGATGAGGGTGAAAAGGTCATGAAACCGATTGAGGCAACAAATGGTTGCAAAAATTCAGTTTCTTCCAAGTGGTGGGAAAATGTGTTTAGTCCACCAGAAAGAGGTGAGGACTATACAATACTTCAGGCGCTATTCAGCCTCGACATGTTGATACTATTCATATGTAGCATCTGTGGTATTGGGGGCACGTTGACCGCAATAGATAACCTGGGTCAGATAGGAAAGTCGCTTAGATACCCAAAGAAAAGCATAAGCACTTTCGTGTCCCTAGTAAGCATTTGGAATTATCTGGGAAGGGTTTTCGCTGGATTTGTTTCTGAACATTATCTACAAAAGTACAAGTTCCCTCGTCCTCTCATGCTTACACTAACCATGCTCTTGTCATGTGTTGGTCACCTTCTGATAGCATTTGACGTGCCAAATGGTCTTTATGCGGCTTCGGTAATTATTGGGTTTTGTTTTGGCGCACAGTGGCCTTTACTTTTTGCCATTATATCCGAGCTTTTTGGACATAAATATTATGCAACTTTGTATAACTTTGGAAGTGCAGCAAGTCCACTAGGGCTATATGTGCTTAATGTGGTGATGACTGGGCATTTGTATGACAAAGAAGCCAAGAAGCAACTTGCAGCATTGGGGCTTGAGAGAAAGGAAGGTCAGGAATTGAATTGCATTGGGATCCATTGCTTCAAGTTGTCCTTTATTATTATCACAGCTGCAACTTTCTTTGgtgtcattgtttcactcatctTGGTGGCTAGGACAAGAACCTTTTACAAAGGTGACATATACAAGAGATACCGGGATGCAGCCACGGTAACAGACCAAGCTGAAATGGCGAGGGTGGAGAaagatgacaaacatgtgatgcCAACTCAGAAGTAA